A part of Penaeus vannamei isolate JL-2024 chromosome 1, ASM4276789v1, whole genome shotgun sequence genomic DNA contains:
- the LOC113805055 gene encoding sesquipedalian-1 — translation MKINEKNLCAYSISPTQIDKEGYLLKKGEVNKSFQRRWFVLKGNLLFYFEKKGDREPIGVIILEGCTIELAECEDQFTFKLLFHGGGGRTYVLVADSQESLEEWMKALARASYDYLKLMVNELQKQLDELNDTEKGNIDESNGHAPKAPPRQRQNPFNRAQSSSEVTLDPALAMRMRANTVSGGAPHYLSPSTAPHRAAPTPPSVAHITLNKRTFAQLHSEYGIPILRDKEEFRKKKGKLDSRGSDHQQTTDSDGVVVTNLIDV, via the exons ATGAAGATTAATGAGAAAAACCTATGTGCGTACAGCATCTCTCCAACGCAAATAGACAAGGAGGGGTACTTAttgaagaaaggagag GTTAACAAGAGCTTCCAGAGAAGATGGTTTGTATTGAAAGGGAACCTCCTATTCTACTTCGAGAAGAAAGGAGATCGAGAACCCATTGGGGTCATCATCCTTGAAGGTTGTACAATAG AGTTAGCAGAATGCGAGGATCAGTTCACCTTCAAGCTGCTCTTCcatggtggaggtgggaggaccTATGTCCTGGTGGCCGATTCTCAGGAGTCTCTTGAAGAGTGGATGAAGGCTCTGGCGCGGGCATCCTATGACTACTTGAAGCTCATGGTCAATGAACTCCAGAAGCAGCTGGATGAGCTAAATG ACACAGAAAAGGGTAATATTGATGAAAGCAATGGACACGCTCCTAAAGCTCCTCCTCGTCAGAGACAAAACCCATTCAACAGAGCAcag AGTTCTAGTGAAGTGACATTGGACCCGGCACTGGCCATGCGGATGAGAGCCAATACCGTGTCCGGGGGAGCCCCACACTACTTAAGCCCCTCCACGGCACCCCATCGGGCAGCACCCACACCCCCTTCTGTAGCACACATAACCCTTAACAAGAGGACCTTTGCACAGTTGCACTCGGAATATGGGATCCCAATTCTCCGCGACAAGGAGGAattcagaaagaaaaaagggaagctcGACAGCAGAGGTTCTGATCACCAGCAGACTACAGATTCAGATGGTGTAGTTGTAACGAATCTCATTGATGTGTAA
- the mRpL34 gene encoding uncharacterized protein mRpL34, with amino-acid sequence MTSLLAVTRVPSVLGAVGGCLSACRTLFTRPQFPSSVALTPTPAPVFSVGGGAGSALLAPCLGLLGAVSGRTNVRNHFPRPSEVKRVKRHGWKARMATLSGRKVLMRRILKGRHVYSH; translated from the exons ATGACTTCGCTCCTCGCGGTGACTCGGGTTCCTTCAGTGTTGGGAGCAGTGGGAGGATGTCTTAGTGCCTGTCGTACACTGTTCACACGCCCACAGTTCCCTAGCAGTgtcgccctcacgcccacaccggCGCCCGTGTTCAGCGTTGGTGGGGGCGCCGGGAGTGCCTTGCTGGCGCCCTGCCTCGGCCTCTTAG GAGCTGTGAGTGGGCGCACAAATGTTAGAAACCACTTCCCACGTCCCAGCGAAGTGAAGCGTGTCAAGCGACATGGATGGAAGGCCCGTATGGCTACGCTGTCAGGACGGAAAGTTTTGATGAGAAGGATCTTGAAGGGAAGACACGTGTATAGCCACTGA
- the LOC113825911 gene encoding uncharacterized protein yields the protein MQEVRAATAPPPPPPLPLPHPTRLPPLRPLLRLPHFLFFFFLFFLFSSSVRDVGVAGQRKAAGTLTLLGAVPNTSFTCAGRTAGYYADPDTGCQVYHMCDTLEKQYSYLCPNYTLFNQKFMVCDHWYMVNCSSATTFYDLNDHIGEVPDKKDGQGAGANAIHDGGEGSPEKDSPRKEPKPSPAAVVSKAPGTSPTKLAFPTTVSFNQQRTSPRPPPSTSPAPAAVSPPRNLTASSGPSPASEIFKGPRLPTKLDSRVDIPFLQTTLTAPPTPMVPAFVARDPVSKFSFTSNREEDSSFDPIELQDIVFRPLVVRPKNRIISTDLVPPPMLKPLLATASPLDQQARQSTPADFASSLNSTASGGFRSPFTRLQPPRRGSEVTLKPRGSGSPVSFTPPQIGAPVIPAIGSPAIPPSVLLEPPPVFPIRFDFGTVPPPPRGQRLHAQPPPAPRMKQEAPTPLASRTGLLRPLHTPSVESMHFSSARGNRDFFIPSEGLTLPAEDLSIVSENSLGDPHHHHAHDHDHDHMTMVFPVDPNEEFAALKLNPECPRCHPAFLKPGQCTPCVLIR from the exons ATGCAGGAAGTCCGAGCTGCCAccgcccccccgccgccgccgccgctacccctccctcatcccacccgtctccctcccctacgccctctcctccgcctcccgcacttcctcttcttcttcttcctcttcttcctcttctcctcgagTGTTCGGGATGTCGGGGTAGCGGGGCAGAGGAAG GCCGCGGGGACATTGACACTCCTGGGCGCCGTTCCGAACACCTCGTTCACGTGTGCAGGTCGAACGGCAGGTTACTACGCCGACCCGGATACAGGATGCCAG GTGTACCACATGTGCGACACGCTGGAGAAGCAATATTCGTACCTGTGTCCCAACTACACCCTCTTCAACCAGAAGTTCATGGTGTGTGACCACTGGTACATGGTCAACTGTTCGTCGGCAACCACCTTCTACGACCTCAACGACCATATTGGCGAGG TTCCAGACAAGAAGGACGGCCAAGGCGCCGGAGCCAACGCGATCCACGACGGCGGTGAAGGCTCTCCCGAGAAGGACTCTCCGAGGAAGGAGCCGAAGCCCTCACCTGCGGCAGTCGTTTCCAAAGCGCCCGGGACATCTCCCACGAAATTGGCGTTCCCGACCACCGTCAGCTTCAATCAGCAGCGGACTTCGCCGAGACCACCACCCAGCACGAGTCCAGCTCCTGCCGCTGTGTCCCCTCCTCGGAACCTCACGGCGTCCTCGGGGCCCTCACCTGCGTCGGAAATCTTCAAGGGCCCTCGGCTGCCGACGAAGCTCGATTCTCGCGTCGACATCCCCTTCCTTCAGACGACGCTGACGGCACCCCCCACCCCGATGGTCCCTGCCTTCGTGGCGCGCGACCCCGTCAGCAAGTTTAGCTTCACCAGCAACAGAGAGGAAGACTCGTCCTTCGACCCCATAGAACTGCAAGACATCGTTTTTCGGCCGCTGGTTGTTCGGCCGAAAAACAGGATCATTTCGACCGACTTGGTTCCGCCGCCGATGCTGAAGCCTTTGCTCGCCACCGCCAGCCCCCTCGACCAGCAGGCTCGGCAGTCAACTCCAGCTGATTTTGCGTCTTCCCTGAACTCCACGGCGTCTGGAGGATTCCGATCGCCTTTCACTCGTTTGCAGCCTCCGAGAAGAGGGTCAGAGGTCACCCTAAAGCCCCGGGGAAGCGGCTCACccgtctccttcactcccccccaaaTAGGAGCGCCAGTGATCCCTGCCATAGGCTCGCCCGCCATTCCCCCGAGTGTCCTCCTGGAACCTCCTCCGGTTTTCCCGATCCGCTTCGACTTCGGGACGGTGCCTCCTCCCCCGCGCGGCCAGAGACTGCACGCTCAGCCTCCGCCCGCTCCCAGGATGAAGCAGGAGGCCCCGACGCCGCTAGCCTCGCGCACGGGTCTCCTCCGGCCTTTACACACACCCAGCGTGGAATCCATGCACTTCTCTTCGGCTCGCGGCAACCGGGACTTCTTCATCCCTTCCGAGGGCTTGACTCTGCCGGCGGAGGACCTGTCCATCGTGAGCGAGAACAGCCTGGGCGACCCGCATCACCACCACGCACACGACCACGATCACGACCACATGACGATGGTGTTCCCCGTTGATCCCAATGAGGAGTTTGCGGCGCTCAAGCTGAATCCTGAATGCCCCAGGTGCCACCCTGCCTTCCTGAAGCCAGGCCAGTGCACGCCCTGCGTCCTCATCAGATAG